One Drosophila willistoni isolate 14030-0811.24 chromosome XL unlocalized genomic scaffold, UCI_dwil_1.1 Seg142, whole genome shotgun sequence genomic window, tgtacatacataagacAACAGAACACGCCATTTTCTTACTAGTGGCacattttttcgtttttcgttttaatACTTTTTCTTAAATGTGCCGCATGGCCAAAAATACGTATACGCATAAATTTAgattcatatgtatgtatatacatatataacgtATACGTAAATTGAAATGAACAGGCAACAGGCAATTCTTCGCGTGTATAGGATTATATGGAAATTTGTaacgtttcgtttcgtttcgtttttcttttgacaacaatttttgttaCTGCACTTCTGACCTTAAACGGACGGACACGCAATGAAGTCAACTTCGTCAATATTGTTGCATGGCAAACTTTATTAATGTTGCGAAAGCTTTCTCTTCGCTTCgcctcgaaaaaaaaaaacaaaatgatgaCGTCGCAAACGCCCACACGTTTATCTAGCATTTCGAAATCGATAAGAATACGTATATAGACAGATACATACCCCatatagtatatgtatatgtatacgtacatatatctatatctagACAGCTGTTTAGACAGTCTGCTTGCCATTACGCTTCTAAGTATGCAATAGTTTATATACTTATTAAATTTCTCTTCTTGTTGCACTTtctttttgtcattttttttttttaacaggGTCTGGAATATTTGTGTCACCCTCCGGTTTACTGGTTCGCACTGGTTCCGTTGGAGTTAGCTTTATAATCTGGCTTGCCTGTGGTCTGCTCTCGCTCTTGGGTAAGTAAATATGAAGAAAATGTGTGTAAACACCACGCGTCACATGCATATGGACGACCTATTTGGCAAAATCaccgcatcatcatcattatcatcatcatcatcatcatcatcaggcGGAGCCATCATTAATCACATGTGTATACAACTTGTTGCTTAGTCTGGCAAATGGCCAAACTAAAGAGAATATTAGTGAATGGCATAGTtggctctccctctctttctctctatcgcTCTTTCATTCACTCTTTTTTCGTCAATTCTCAACTCAGAACAATTCCAATTTCCCTAACAATTAAAAGGTCAATGCTTTTTTCGAGAATTTAACTAGTTTCGACATGATTAATACCCTTTACTAGCAATTTCAAACAGTCCATAAAACCGATTCcaataatattttgtatatttgtttgcgtcatttaaaattaatacacAAGACACTAGAAGTTCATCAAAACGAGAGATAGAAAAACAGAGAGACCTTTAGATTAAAAAATTttccttaattaaaattaatgaaccaacaaattattcagaaaatttcaaaaccaAAGTTTCCGTCatataaactttttaaattatttagaaCATAAAGCACACATCAAAATTCTGTTAGTGTTTTATTCAGTCAATCCATGGCtcaaacaaattgaaattggcaCCGTTTTAAAATGGGAACCTTTCATTATAGCAAGggtacacatatatacatgcaACTAAGTGCAAAAGGAGTTCCAAAATGTCCTTTGACGCAGTCAAGTAGTCGATAAggcaaaactttaaaaaacgTTTCTTTAAATAATCATTGTtaggaattaaaaaaaaaaactttgatacAAAATGGTTGTGAAATTACCAACTACAAGCCAGTTATCCATAAAAAATACCGAAATATAAATGTTCGACTAATAACCGAAACGAAATAAGTTTAGTTAGCACAATgctaactaactaacttaaacttaaaataagaagtagtaaaatatttataaaagttAGGTATTTCTAGTTTTCTTCTGGGCCCTCCAGAAATATCGAAAAAGTTTCGaataatttttgcttttttttcggACGTTTTCATGCCCAACAAGTGAATCTTTGAAGTGACCGCCCAATTGATAAACTATCAAAAACATATCTCAATaggtaattttaaaatttttgttgcgACAGATTAAGGTTTTTGGTAAACTAGAACGTTTaaagaattaatttttagaaagctgaaaaaatatattattttgcttACTTTTTCAGAATGTATGAAATATATTCTCAAACTTGTAAAACAGATCTGTTATATATTTAGAATATTTGGTTAAAGTGTGTGAAAACGACTTTTAAAACATTCAAAACGTTTTTCTATCGTATTCGTATTCTTCAAAaatttctcgaaaactaaagatggcgtttttttttttgttgttttatattatttagaaGATGTTATAGgattttgttgattttacACTATGAGCAAAGTACCAACTAACTTTTATCCTAATGTTCAATCATTTGAAATAACAAAGACTAGAGTTTAGTATCTAGTTTGATAATctggttgtttttttctttaattttggaTTATTTTTTGAAGAAATTTCCGAGTGTCGGGGCTCTAGAATTAAATAACCTTTAATGAAGGGATTTCAAAAGTTTCAGTTAACTGTTATTACGTCTTTAGTTCGAAATTTCGAAATTGAATGGGTATTTAGTAAGCGTAATGTAGACTTTATTTCATAACTTTTTACGAGAATATCGTTTCTAGTAATCTAGGGAATGTTTCGAATCTATTTCGTTTCGGATATTTGAGCCTTAAATGGTTCTCAAAGAACTACAAATTTTTCGACGAATCATTGAAAAACACGTTATGGACATAATTAAAGTATATAATTGCATGTTTAGCTTTATgtgaattatttaaaagatttaagaTCGTTGACTATAactttggatttttttttatacatttttgacTTATAGGCGCTCTGGCATATGCTGAACTTGGCACGATGAACACATCATCTGGTGCAGAATGGGCCTATTTTATGGATGCCTATGGACCGGCGCCGGCATTTCTATTCTCATGGGTATCGACATTGGTATTGAAGCCATCACAAATGGCCATAATATGTTTATCATTTGCCCAATATGCAGTGGAAGCCTTTATGACGGAATGTGATCCACCCCGTGGCGTTGTCAAAATGGTGGCTCTGGTGGCAATCGGTAAGTGGAGACACACTGAGACACACAATATCCTTATTaatctgtttgttttttttttttttagtgatGATCCTTTTCGTCAATTGCTATAGCGTCAATGCGGGCATGGCCGTTCAAAATGTATTCACTGCAGCCAAATTGGTTGCTGTGCTCATTGTGATTTGTGGCGGTGCCTGGAAACTCTTACAGGGCAATACGGATCATCTATCGAATGCATTTAGTGGGCCATTACCAAATGTTGGCTCAATTGCTACAGCATTTTATACAGGATTATGGGCCTACGATGGCTGGAATAATCTCAACTATGTAACCGAAGAGATCAAGAATCCAAGCAAGAATTTGCCACGTTCAATTATAATTGGCATACCGTTGGTAACCCTATGCTATGCCCTTATAAATATCTCCTATTTGGCAGCCATGTCACCGCAAGAGATGATTGAATCGGATGCGGTGGCGGTAACCTTTGGCAATCGGATATTGGGCGCCTTGGCCTGGCTAATGCCATTGAGTGTTACCATTAGTACATTTGGTAGTGCAAATGGTACACTCTTTGCTGCCGGACGGTACAGTAGAACCCTCAAGTGGAAACATTTggcaattttcatttaaaatcttcttttctcttttcattCCACTTTGCAGTCTTTGCTTTGCGGCCAGCCGTGAAGGACATTTACTGGATATTCTATCTTATGTACATGTGCGACGTCTAACACCAGCTCCAGGCCTGATATTCcatgtaagtatatatacatataaaacaaacaaaaaaaaaacccaaaaaaagaaagaaaaaagaaacggaattcgattttttctttctttttcttctgaatgaaattcataagaaaaaaaaaacaacaacaaacaaacctcccccccccaaaaaaaaaaaaaaaaagaaaaaacaagaaaatgaaaaatcaaaaaaaaaactcttctCGATTGTTAAATTTCTGCAGTCGCTGATTGCCTCGGCTATGGTGCTGCATGGCACAATTGATTCACTGATTGATTTCTTCAGTTTCACCGCTTGGATATTCTATGGCGGAGCCATGTTGGCCCTTATCGTGATGCGTTATACCAAACCCAACTATCCACGGCCATATAAAGTGCCAATTATCATTCCTGTTGTGGTTTTGGTTATATCCATATATCTGGTTGCCGCACCCATATTTGAAACACCACGCATTGAGTATCTATATGCGTTGATCTTCATCTTTGCTGGCCTCATATTCTATGTGCCATTTGTTAAATTGGGAATGACGCCGCGATTTATGAGTAAGtacattaaatatatataagtatatggAAGATTATATTACAAATTTTACTCTCATTTTCTTTTAGACAAAGTAACGCTATTCTTTCAGCTGCTATTGGAGGTGGTACCCACCTCATCAATGGCCATGTTTGAGTAATAGTCATATAGTCACTACTCTATAAAACAAGAGAGAAAAATAGAATGCTCAATTCGCCTGCAAATTATGTTTAcgggtgatgatgatgatgataaggatgatgatgatgataatgatgatgatgatgatgacgatgatgatgatcgtGGTatgagagagaaaagaaaagtttgtgtatgtttgtgGATTTGGAGTCATGTGACAAaatgcaaagcaaaaaaacattCAGTTACACTTACAAAGCTAATAAGGGACAGCTATTCGAAATAGCTGCTTACATtcaaacattattattatattattatatattacaatgtatatatatttatatatatacactaacTAAACTACTATCTATCTATCAAAAAAACAATCAATCTATCTACATGTAGGAGCAAAAGATGTTGCATAGTTGTtgatatacacatacatacatacaaaacgTATGGGCAAAACAAGATGAGATGACGGGGGCTAAGGAGAGGAGGTTCGACAAAAGGTCAAagtaaaaaacgaaaaaaaaaagggaaatataATCCaccaaatcaaaaataaaaccaatcCAATCCAAACCACTCCAAAAACCACCGCGGAATGACCACCAATTCTCgctcattttgttttgtaacgTTTAGGATCGATTCTTAGTGATCCATTTGAATAGCAATATATactattatacatataaatatatatatataaatatatagctATATATTACATGCATATATTGTAAGAGAGAGGATTTAGATGTAGATCTAGACGTAGGTGTAGACGTAGGCATAGGCGGGGAAGAAGTATTCCTTGTTCCAACTGAACGAATGTTTCTAGAATtttgatgtgtgtgtgggtgtgtgtgtgtgtgtgtgtgtgtgtgtgtgtgtgtgtgtgtgtgtgtgtgtgtatgagacACACAAATATCCTTCTATTCTAAGGTTATGGTGAAGATGAGACAGAAAAGAGAaagtaaatataataaattttacagTTAATTGTTAATATATTGAAGCATAAGTTAGAAAAAGACAAACAACAAGATGAGGTAATGGGTACGAGCACTCAAAACTTGAGAATGAAAGAGAGAATGCGAGAGTGTAAGAGATGGAAAGCAAGACAGAGAGGGAGACGGAAAGAGAGACACTCTTGCTCCTGTTCCTGTTCACCTCGCAGCTTGTCTGAACTGAAGTTacaactacacacacacacgcacacacacacacacacacacacacacacacacatatgcatatacacacaaatatatatgtatctgatatatatatgtacatctaaTTTGTtaagtttataaattttataatttttattacaaCAAACTATTTACAAAATCAAATCAGAAAGGAAAAACTAAGAAACAGGATACAAccagaaaaaacacaaaaaccaaaggggataaacaaataataaaaagagcAAAACtaatgatatatatatgtatatacttatatctatatgtacatatgtatattcatggTAATTCGATAGAAAATCGAGCAAATTGAAATAACTCGTTTCGAAAATTACAGCTCTCTTTATCTATACACGTACCTAACGCTAAGTAAAAATTGTATTATGTAAACCAgatgaaatttatgaaataaagtttttgaaacacaaaattaaatgcaatttatacTTACATAAGTCCCGAGAGGGGGGCAGGCCACGGGGAATGAGCAACCTTGGCGGCAATTAAAAGCAACAAACGACAACGACAATATATCACGCCATGGCTATAATCGATGCTTACAAGAATAGAGAAGCGAAAGCGGCGAAGTAACATCCTTTTGGAATCTTAAATGAGTGAAAATCgtcccctaaagtatgcaatgggCTGTTAAAGATtggaattttttaaaattaaaagaaattttacaTTATCATGTAGCGATAAACGTGATTAACATCTTTCGATtgcctattgcatactttacgGAGCAAATTTCGGCATTGACCCactttgttttcaaaattttatgtaataGCTTCAAAGTAGAAGACCAAGACCAGAAGACCAAGCCCAAGAAATACTTAAATTATGCTGATTGAGTGACGAAAATGTATTGCTCAACTAACAAGGATATACTAATAAGAAATCCCTCGCTGGTTATGTAATGTTCATAACCCATGGACacttaattttaaaaactatttgttaaatttaagaaatttttgaataaaagCAATATGAAAAGTTGGTCCTCAGGTCGATTCATGTTATCGACAATATTTGTAGGATTGAGTTACactattatatattaatatttttaatacgtttaaaaaatattcaataatAACGAAAAATGTATGTGGGGGGTGGGGGGATCTAATCTAAAAGTATATCAATTTgtcaaatttttttgttgcatacATTTAGGAGACTACAATATACATTTTCCTTA contains:
- the LOC6652879 gene encoding b(0,+)-type amino acid transporter 1 isoform X1 — encoded protein: MRDKISQLFCLQKNACKTNSTDNRGHNVPTKATCNNGTMCANGSVGTEGPEATETDTSGTGRLRKPLERNGSTPNDTVHLERRLGLFSGVALIVGTMIGSGIFVSPSGLLVRTGSVGVSFIIWLACGLLSLLGALAYAELGTMNTSSGAEWAYFMDAYGPAPAFLFSWVSTLVLKPSQMAIICLSFAQYAVEAFMTECDPPRGVVKMVALVAIVMILFVNCYSVNAGMAVQNVFTAAKLVAVLIVICGGAWKLLQGNTDHLSNAFSGPLPNVGSIATAFYTGLWAYDGWNNLNYVTEEIKNPSKNLPRSIIIGIPLVTLCYALINISYLAAMSPQEMIESDAVAVTFGNRILGALAWLMPLSVTISTFGSANGTLFAAGRLCFAASREGHLLDILSYVHVRRLTPAPGLIFHSLIASAMVLHGTIDSLIDFFSFTAWIFYGGAMLALIVMRYTKPNYPRPYKVPIIIPVVVLVISIYLVAAPIFETPRIEYLYALIFIFAGLIFYVPFVKLGMTPRFMNKVTLFFQLLLEVVPTSSMAMFE
- the LOC6652879 gene encoding b(0,+)-type amino acid transporter 1 isoform X3, which encodes MRDKISQLFCLQKNACKTNSTDNRGHNVPTKATCNNGTMCANGSVGTEGPEATETDTSGTGRLRKPLERNGSTPNDTVHLERRLGLFSGVALIVGTMIGSGIFVSPSGLLVRTGSVGVSFIIWLACGLLSLLGALAYAELGTMNTSSGAEWAYFMDAYGPAPAFLFSWVSTLVLKPSQMAIICLSFAQYAVEAFMTECDPPRGVVKMVALVAIVMILFVNCYSVNAGMAVQNVFTAAKLVAVLIVICGGAWKLLQGNTDHLSNAFSGPLPNVGSIATAFYTGLWAYDGWNNLNYVTEEIKNPSKNLPRSIIIGIPLVTLCYALINISYLAAMSPQEMIESDAVAVTFGNRILGALAWLMPLSVTISTFGSANGTLFAAGRLCFAASREGHLLDILSYVHVRRLTPAPGLIFHFHRLDILWRSHVGPYRDALYQTQLSTAI
- the LOC6652879 gene encoding b(0,+)-type amino acid transporter 1 isoform X2, which codes for MYQHVQPNDTNHNIHANGHNVPTKATCNNGTMCANGSVGTEGPEATETDTSGTGRLRKPLERNGSTPNDTVHLERRLGLFSGVALIVGTMIGSGIFVSPSGLLVRTGSVGVSFIIWLACGLLSLLGALAYAELGTMNTSSGAEWAYFMDAYGPAPAFLFSWVSTLVLKPSQMAIICLSFAQYAVEAFMTECDPPRGVVKMVALVAIVMILFVNCYSVNAGMAVQNVFTAAKLVAVLIVICGGAWKLLQGNTDHLSNAFSGPLPNVGSIATAFYTGLWAYDGWNNLNYVTEEIKNPSKNLPRSIIIGIPLVTLCYALINISYLAAMSPQEMIESDAVAVTFGNRILGALAWLMPLSVTISTFGSANGTLFAAGRLCFAASREGHLLDILSYVHVRRLTPAPGLIFHSLIASAMVLHGTIDSLIDFFSFTAWIFYGGAMLALIVMRYTKPNYPRPYKVPIIIPVVVLVISIYLVAAPIFETPRIEYLYALIFIFAGLIFYVPFVKLGMTPRFMNKVTLFFQLLLEVVPTSSMAMFE
- the LOC6652879 gene encoding b(0,+)-type amino acid transporter 1 isoform X4, whose amino-acid sequence is MYQHVQPNDTNHNIHANGHNVPTKATCNNGTMCANGSVGTEGPEATETDTSGTGRLRKPLERNGSTPNDTVHLERRLGLFSGVALIVGTMIGSGIFVSPSGLLVRTGSVGVSFIIWLACGLLSLLGALAYAELGTMNTSSGAEWAYFMDAYGPAPAFLFSWVSTLVLKPSQMAIICLSFAQYAVEAFMTECDPPRGVVKMVALVAIVMILFVNCYSVNAGMAVQNVFTAAKLVAVLIVICGGAWKLLQGNTDHLSNAFSGPLPNVGSIATAFYTGLWAYDGWNNLNYVTEEIKNPSKNLPRSIIIGIPLVTLCYALINISYLAAMSPQEMIESDAVAVTFGNRILGALAWLMPLSVTISTFGSANGTLFAAGRLCFAASREGHLLDILSYVHVRRLTPAPGLIFHFHRLDILWRSHVGPYRDALYQTQLSTAI
- the LOC6652879 gene encoding b(0,+)-type amino acid transporter 1 isoform X5 produces the protein MGLFYGCLWTGAGISILMVEAFMTECDPPRGVVKMVALVAIVMILFVNCYSVNAGMAVQNVFTAAKLVAVLIVICGGAWKLLQGNTDHLSNAFSGPLPNVGSIATAFYTGLWAYDGWNNLNYVTEEIKNPSKNLPRSIIIGIPLVTLCYALINISYLAAMSPQEMIESDAVAVTFGNRILGALAWLMPLSVTISTFGSANGTLFAAGRLCFAASREGHLLDILSYVHVRRLTPAPGLIFHSLIASAMVLHGTIDSLIDFFSFTAWIFYGGAMLALIVMRYTKPNYPRPYKVPIIIPVVVLVISIYLVAAPIFETPRIEYLYALIFIFAGLIFYVPFVKLGMTPRFMNKVTLFFQLLLEVVPTSSMAMFE